In one window of Equus asinus isolate D_3611 breed Donkey chromosome 16, EquAss-T2T_v2, whole genome shotgun sequence DNA:
- the PRPF38B gene encoding pre-mRNA-splicing factor 38B — translation MANNSPALTGNSQPQHQAAAAAAQQQQQCGGGGATKPVVSGKQGNVLPLWGNEKTMNLNPMILTNILSSPYFKVQLYELKTYHEVVDEIYFKVTHVEPWEKGSRKTAGQTGMCGGVRGVGTGGIVSTAFCLLYKLFTLKLTRKQVMGLITHTDSPYIRALGFMYIRYTQPPTDLWDWFESFLDDEEDLDVKAGGGCVMTIGEMLRSFLTKLEWFSTLFPRIPVPVQKNIDQQIKTRPRKIKKEGKEGAEEIDRHIERRRSRSPRRSLSPRRSPRRSRSRSHHREGHGSSSFDRELEREKERQRLEREAKEREKERRRSRSIDRGLERRRSRSRERHRSRSRSRDRKGDRRDRDREREKENERGRRRDRDYDKERGNDREKERERSRERSKERRSRGEVEEKKHKEDKDDRRHRDDKKDSKKEKKHSRSRSRERKHRSRSRSRNAGKRSRSRSKEKSSKHKNENKEKANKRSRSGSQGRTDSAEKSRKREHSPSKEKSRKRSRSKERSHKRDHSDSKDQSDKHDRRRSQSIEPESQEKQLKNKDETV, via the exons ATGGCTAACAACAGCCCCGCGCTGACAGGCAACTCACAGCCGCAGCAccaggcggccgcggcggcggcccagcagcagcagcagtgcggcggcggcggcgccacCAAGCCGGTGGTGTCGGGCAAGCAGGGCAATGTGCTGCCGCTGTGGGGCAACGAAAAGACTATGAACCTCAACCCCATGATTTTGACCAACATCCTGTCGTCGCCTTACTTCAAAGTGCAGCTCTACGAGCTCAAGACCTACCACGAGGTGGTGGACGAGATCTACTTTAAG GTCACGCATGTTGAACCATGGGAGAAAGGAAGCAGGAAAACAGCGGGCCAGACAGGGATGTGCGGAGGG GTTCGAGGTGTTGGAACAGGAGGAATTGTTTCTACGGCATTTTGCctgttatataaattatttactcTGAAGTTAACTCGCAAGCAAGTGATGGGTCTCATAACACACACAGACTCTCCATATATTAGAGCTCTTGGATTTATGTATATAAG GTACACGCAGCCCCCTACAGATCTATGGGACTGGTTTGAATCCTTCCTTGATGATGAAGAG GACCTAGATGTGAAGGCTGGTGGAGGCTGTGTAATGACCATTGGAGAAATGCTGCGGTCTTTTCTGACAAAACTGGAGTGGTTTTCTACCTTGTTTCCAAGAATTCCTGTTCCAGTTCAGAAGAACATCGATCAACAGATTAAAACTCGGCctagaaaaatcaagaaagaggggaaggaaggtgCAGAGGAAATAGATAGACATATTGAACGCAGACGTTCTAG GTCTCCAAGGAGATCACTGAGTCCACGGAGGTCCCCAAGAAGATCAAGAAGTAGAAGCCATCATCGGGAGGGTCATGGATCTTCTAGTTTTGACCGAgaattagaaagagagaaagaacgcCAGCGACTAGAGCGTGAAgccaaagaaagggagaaagaaaggcgAAGATCCCGAAGTATCGATCGGGGCTTAGAACGCAGGCGTAGCAGGAGTAGGGAAAGGCATAGAAGTCGGAGTCGGAGTCGTGATAGGAAAGGGGATAGAAGGGACAGGGAtcgggaaagagagaaagagaatgagagaggcaGAAGACGAGATCGTGACTATGATAAGGAAAGGGGTAATGAccgggaaaaggagagagagcgaTCAAGAGAACGGTCCAAGGAACGGAGAAGTAGGGGTGaggtagaagaaaagaaacataaagagGACAAAGATGACAGGCGGCATAGAGATGACAAAAAAGattccaagaaagagaaaaaacacagtagaagtagaagcagagaaaggaagcatAGAAGTAGGAGTAGAAGTAGAAACGCGGGGAAACGCAGTCGGAGCAGGAGCAAAGAGAAATCAAGTAAACATAAAAAcgaaaacaaagagaaagcaaacaaGCGAAGTAGAAGTGGCAGTCAAGGAAGAACTGACAGTGCTGAGAAATCGAGAAAACGGGAACACAGCCCCAGCAAAGAAAAATCTAGGAAGCGTAGCAGAAGCAAAGAACGTTCCCACAAACGAGATCACAGTGATAGTAAGGACCAGTCTGACAAACATGATCGTCGAAGGAGCCAAAGTATAGAACCAGAGAGccaagaaaaacaacttaaaaacaaagacGAGACTGTGTGA